The genomic DNA AGGGCGCACGCCTCCACAAGGAACTGCATCATGATCGCGGATTTGTGCGCGCCGAGCGCCTTTTTCAGGCCGATCTCCTCGCTCCTCTCCGACACGCTGATCGAGAAGAGATTCGCCAGAACAAAACCGCCCACCAGTAGCGCGATGGTCGCGGTCACACCGAGAAAAACCGTCAGTCCGCCCTTGAAAATAGCCAGAAACTTGAGCACCTCATCCGCCGTCAGGATGGTGAAGTCATCGTCCTCGGTCTCGTCCAGCCCGTGCTGGTCCCGCAGCAGTGAGCGCAGGTTTTCGGTGTGCGCTTCCATGTAGTCCGGTTCGTAGAACTTCACCCGCAACGCCCTGAAATACTTCCGGTTCAGATTATACCGCTGCAACAACGTGCTCAGGGGAATGATGATGCGGTTGTCGATGTCGCCGCCGCCACCGCCCGTGAAGCCGCGGTAGGAAAGCCTGCCCACCACCTGAAACGGGATGTTCGAAATGTAGATGACCTCGCCGATGGGCGATTTGTCGCCGAACAGTTCTTCCGACGGTTTGCTTCCGATCAACGCCACCTTTGTGCCGAGGCGTTCATCTTCCTTCGTGATGTCGCGCCCTTCCGCCAGCGGCCAGTTCCACGCCTTGGAATAGTCATTGGTCGCGCCGACGATCACCACGTCCTGATAGTTTTGGTTGCCATGTTTCACGGTCTGGCCGAACCGTGCCCGCATGGGTATCACCTGATACGCTCCGGGCAGCGAATCTTCCATCCGCTTGGCGTCGTCCCGGCTCAGGGTCAGCGTACGCATGCCCACGGCCCGCTTCTTGATATTGCCGCCGAACACCAGCGCCGAATCCGGCCCGAACATGTCCACGATCTGCATCGCCTTCCGGTTCGCGCCGTCCACCGCCGTCACGATCAGGGTCAGTCCCGCTATGCCGAATGCCACGCCCAAAACCACGAACAGAGACCTGAGCTTGAAAGCCCAGACAGCCTCCATCCCCATGGATGCAATTCGTGACAACAGACGCGGTGTCATAGGCGGTTGCCTCCGGCGGCCAGAGAGAGGGGGAAGGGAGAACCCCGCTTTCTAAGGGGGGTTCTCCCTTCCCCCTCTCTCTGGACTCTCTCCCCCATCCCTTTCCCCGTAACTTTTTGGATGCGCTAGGCGCGCGTGCGGCGAGGGATGAAAGAGAGGTTTATTAAATTGTTACGGATTACGTTTCAGGCAATCCGGCGTAAAAAAAGCAAATTCAAGCTATTAAAATCAAATCAGTAAATATGAAAATATGAAAGAACGATTTTATGTTTCAGCCCCAGTCTCCTTATAACCACCCCGCCGAAGGCGCGCCAAAAAGCTTCGGAGATTCTTAAGAACCCTTCTCGAAGGGTTCTTAAGCCGCCGGAGGCATCCTTCTTACCTCACATCTTCTGCGATCATGCCGTCGTGGAGTTTTATGATTCGTCCGGCTTCCTTGGCCACATCTTCGTCGTGCGTGACCAGCACGATGGTTTTTCCGCTGTCGTGCACGGTGTGAAAGAGTTTCATTATTTCGGTTGAGGTGGCGGAATCGAGCTGTCCTGTCGGTTCATCGGCGAGGATGATGTCGGGTTCGTTGAGCAGTGCGCGGGCCATGGCGACGCGCTGCTGCTGTCCGCCGGAGAGCCGGGACGGATTGAAGTCCATGCGATCGGCGAGTCCGACCTGTTCAAGGAGCGATTCGGCGCGGGCCTTGAGTTCGGTGCGCGGTACGCCGGAGTAGAGTCCCGGCAGGATAACATTTTCAAGCGCCGTGGCGTACGGGATGAGATAGAAGGACTGGAACACGAATCCGAGGGCGCGGTTCCGGAGATCGGACTGGCGGTCGTCGTCGAGCGTGGAGGTGTCGAGTCCGGTGAGTTCGTACCGGCCCGAGGTGGGACGGTCGAGAAGCCCGATGATGTGCAGCAGGGTTGATTTCCCCGAGCCTGAGGTACCCTGAAGCGCGACGAATTCGTTCTGGCCGATGTCGAGGGTGATGGACTTGAGCACCTCGATGCCGGACGTGTCGTTGCCGTTCTTGCGGTCGGCAGTCTGGCAGAAGGTCTTGTTTATGTCCGTAAGGGAAATGGCGCTCATGCTATTTGCCCTTTTTCTTGATCTTGGAACCGGGCAGGACGAGCTGCGTGGCAACCACGTCGCCTTCGTTCAGGCCGCCGAGCACTTCGCTTCGCTTGAGACCGGCGAGTCCGAGTTCCGGCGTGACTTCGCGGGGTTCCTTTTCCGGGTCGGTGACCACGAAACAGACCTGCCGATTGGAGACCCATTTCAGGGCGTTGTTCGGCACGGCGAGTACGTCTTTCTTGGTCTCGACGATGATCTTGCACTGGGTGGTCATTTCCGGGCGCAGGTATTTGGCCTGTTCCCCGGTCACGAGCACGAGGGTGCGGTAGTAGACGATGTTGTCCCGGATCTCCGGTTCGGGATAGATGCGGTCCACGGTGCCTTCGAACACGCGGTCGCGGTAGGCGTCCACGGTGTAGCGCACGGGCAGCCCTGTGGTGACGCGCCCCACGTCGGTCTCATCGATGTAAATCCACATTTCGAGCCGTGTGGGATCGAGCACGGTGATAAGGTTGGACACGGACAGGCCGGAGACGATGGTTTCGCCTTCCTGAGCGGCCACCTGCGAGACCACGCCGTCGATGGGGGAGAAAATCTTGGTGTAGGAAAGCTGGACCTGAAGGGTCTGGAGCTTGGCGCGGGACGAGGCGACCGCGTGGCGGGCCATTTCCGCGTCCTGATAGGCCACGTCGAGGGAGTCCTGCGCTTCGAGCTTCTGCCTGACGAGGGACTGCTTCCGGGGCAGGTTTTTCTCCATGTATTCGAGCTTGGCCTGTTCGAGGCGGAGGTTTGCCGCCGCTTCCGATATACGGGCGCGGAGTTCGCGGCTGTCGATTTCCGCGATGAGGTCGCCCTTTTTGACTTGGTCGCCCACTTTGACGGGCACGGCGTCGAGCACGCCGGTTGCGCGTGCGCCGATCTTGACCTGTGCGCCCACCTGTGCCTTGACGATGCCTGTTGCTTCGAGGATGCGCGAGACTGTGCCCCGCTCGATAGTGGCGGTCTTGATGACCTTGATTTTGCCTGCGGATTTCCCGCCGACGAAATACCAGATGCCGCCGCCGGTGATAAGCGCTGCGATGAGTATGAATATGAGTTTTTTCATGGGAGCCTGCTTTGTTCCGTGCGTTCCTGTTCCTGTTGAAGCACATCCGCGAATTTCGGTATCCGCATCCGTTTCCGGCGCATGAAGATATCACGGAATGTGACGGCCTTGAAGGAGTACCCGCAGTCGGGCCTGAGCCAGCCGCCCTGGTAATATAGCGACTTGGGAGGATAATTTCTACATAAAGGAAGACGATCGGCGTGGCAGGAGCAGAGACCGCTCTTTTCCTGAAGGGAACAGGCAAAGACCAGATGGCCGAATTCGTCACGTCCGGTGATGCTGAAACGCTGATGGTCCGGTTCTTCCCGGCAGAGTTCCTCGAAGTGGCGTTCCTTCTTGAGCCACCGTTTCTTGTGGCGCAGCAGGATGTCGTGGCAGCATTCGCCGCACATCTTGCACTGGCCTGTCACCTCCACGTCCCGCCGCAGCACAAAGGAGCGGAAGCGGCGGAACAGGCCGGTGAAGGCGTGCAGTTCACTCACGGGTTAGCCCTCAAGCTCCCTGATCCATTCGAGGATGGGAACTTCCATGACGGCCCGGATTTCATCGAGCCGAGCCTGTGATTCGGCTTCGAAACGGAGCACGAGCGCGCCCTGCGTATTGGATGCGCGGACCAGTCCCCAGCCGTCGCCGAATTCCACGCGTGCGCCGTCCATGTCGATGACGTCATACCGCTCGCGGAAATAGTCCTGAGCGCGTTTGACCACGTCGAACTTGATGGATTCCGGACAGTCCATACGGATTTCCGGGGTGTTGTACGTGGTCGGCCAGTCCGCGAGCATTTTAGACAGCGGGGTGTCGGTGCGGCTCATGATGCCTGCGAGCAGGAGCGCGCCGAAGGTGGCGTCGTCAAAGCCGTGATAGCCGTGGAAAAAGAACATGTGGCCGGACATCTCGCCACCGATGGCAGCGCCGGTCTCGATCATGCGGCCTTTCACGATGGAATGGCCGGTGATGCACATCTCGGCCTCGCCGCCGTGGTCCTCCACGTCCTTGAACAGGAGATGGCTGCACTTCACGTCCGCCACCACGCCCGCGCCGGGGAGCGTTTGCAGCAGGTCACGTGCATAGATGGCGAGCAGTTGGTCGCCGAACATGAGGCGTCCGGTCTCGTCCACCGCGCCGATGCGGTCGCCGTCGCCGTCCAGTCCCACGCCGAAGTCCGCGCCGACCTCGACGACCTTGGCCTTGAGGTCTTCCACGTATTCCTCGACCACGGGGTCGGGATGGTGGTTGGGAAAGTTGCCGTCCGGCTCGCAGTAGAGACGGACCACCTCGGCTCCGGCGGCTTCGAGGATGTCTGCCGTGACTTCGCCGCCTGCGCCGTTGCCGCCGTCCACCACGATCTTGAGGGGGCGGTCGATGCTCACGCGGGAGAGCAGGTCTTCCTTGTAGGTGGGCAGGATGTCATGATGCGAGACAAGGCCGGAACCGGTCGGGAAATCGCCTGCGGCCATGAGTTCGTAAATGGCCTGAACATCGTCTCCGAAGATGGTGGATTCGCCGCCCCATACCTTGAACCCGTTGTATTCACTCGGGTTGTGGCTTGCCGTAATCATCACGCCCGCCTTGAATCCGAGGTGCTTGGCCGCGAAATAGAAAATCGGCGTGGACACCTGATCGAGACAGACCACGTCGATGCCGGTTTCCGCCAGCCCCTGCGCCATGGCGGCCTGATACGCCGGGGAACTGGCGCGGCAGTCATGCCCGAGCAGGGCGCGGTTCCATCCCTGCTTCAGAAAATACGCGCCGCAGGCTCGGGCAAGAACCCGTACCCACTCGGTGTCGAAATCCTCGTCCACGATGCCGCGGATGTCATATGCCCGGAAGATGTGTCGCTTTATGTCTTTCATGGTCCGGAGTGTGCCTGTCTCTTGCGAACAATTCAAGGGGATATGGGCGATTTGAAACAAGGGATACTTGCGTTCGAATGACGTATGCCGGGATGGAAGGCTTGGTGTTGACGTATCGTTTGTGTGCTGCAAGTTCGCTTATAGCCGTTTTTTATATGGAAAATGATCGATATGCGGTTTGAAAACGGTAAAAAGGCAGAATACCGCGCCTTTTCGGAGAGTTTCTTCCATCCTGTCTTGACCTACCCTGTCTAAGAGCCTATTTCTGACCTATTATGAATTGGGATTGGGAAAAATTACAAAAGCAGCAACAGGGGCGCCCCGGCGGCAAGCCGCCGAATTTCGAAGATTTCCAGGATCAGTTTGACAAGTTCAAGAACTTCAAGCTGCCCGGTTGGAAACTCATCGTACCGGTTTTCATTCTTCTCTGGATCGCCAGCGGTTTCTACATTGTGGAACCCGACGAGGTAGGTGTGGTCAAACAGTTCGGCAAATTCAACCGCATCACCACTGCGGGGCCGAATTACCACATTCCATATCCGGTGGAGAGCGTCTTGACCCCCAAGGTCACGCAGATCCGGCGTATCGAATTCGGTTTCCGTTCTTCGGGTCGCGCCCGAAGCGCGGGCTTTCAGCAGGGCATCAGTCGTGACGTGCCGGAACAGGCTCTCATGCTCACGGGTGACGAGAATATCGTCTCCGTGCAGTTCATCGTCCAGTACATGATCAAGGACGCCGAAGAGTATCTGTTCAACGTTTATGACCCGACTAAGACGATCATCCATGCCGGTGAAGCGGCCATGCGCGAAATTATCGGCAAGGGCAAGATCGACGACGCGCTGACCACCGGAAAGCAGGAGATTCAGGTCCAGACCCGCGATCTCATGCAGGAGATCCTTGATTCCTACAAGACCGGCATCAACATCGTGGCCGTGCAGATGCAGAACGTGCATCCGCCGGAACAGGTGGTGGACGCATTCAAGGACGTCGCCAGTGCCCGCGAGGACAAAAGCCGCTTCATCAACGAGGCCGAGGCGTATCAGCGTGACATCCTGCCCAAGGCACGAGGCGAGGCATCCCGCATCGTCAATGCGGCACAGGCTTACAAGGAAGCCAAGATCCGTCGCGCACAGGGTGACGCCGCCCACTTCCTGTCCGTGCTCAAGGAATACAACAAGGCCAAGGATATCACCCGCCGCCGTCTGTACCTTGAAGCCATGGAAGGGATTCTCCAGAATCCAGAAGTGGAAAAGCTCATCATGTCCGACGACGCGTTGAAAAAATCCGTTCCCTACCTGCCACTGGAAAAGCTGCCCAAGGCGGCTCCGGCCAGGGAAAAGCAATAAGGCAGGCACAGCATGAAAAAATCAACACTCGGTTTTATTATACTGATTATCGTAGGCGCATTTGCGCTGACCCAGACCGCCTTCACCGTCGACGAGACGGAAACGGCCATTGTCATTCAGCTCGGCCGTCCGGTGGGCGACAAGGCGCTCGGCCCCGGTTTGCACTTCAAGCTGCCGCTTGTCCAGAATGTCGTCTTCTTTGATGCGCGCACGCTGGATTTCGACGCCAAGCCCGAAGAGATCACCACCACGGACAAGAAGTACATGAACGTGGACTCCTATACTAAGTGGCGCATTGTCGACCCGCTGACCTTTTACACCAAGGTCCGCACCATTCAGGGCGCGCAGGCCCGTCTGGACGATATCGTCCGGTCGCAGTTGCGTGTTGCTCTTGGTCGATACACCCTCATCGAGGTCGTGTCCCACAAGCGTCAGGAGATCATGACCGCGGTCACCAAGCGTTCCAAGGAATTGCTCGAGCCCTACGGCATCGACATCCTCGATGTACGCATCAAGCGGACCGACCTGCCTGCGGAAAACGCCCGCGCCATCTTCGGCCGCATGAAGGCCGAACGTGAGCGTCAGGCCAAGCAGTACCGCTCCGAAGGCCGCGAGGCCTCTGCCAAGATCAAGGCCACTGCGGACAAGGAACGCACCATCATTCTCGCCGATGCGGACAAGCAGTCCGAAATCGTCCGAGGTGAAGGTGATGCACAGGCTACCAAAATCTACGCCGAAGCCCTGGGCCAGTCCCCGGACTTCTATGCGTTCACACGCAGCCTCGAAGCATACCGCAAGGGCTTCAGCAAGAATTCCCGATTCATCATGACTCCCAAGAGCCGCTTCTTGCAGCACATGCAGTAAGCCGTCTCGACACGGAAAAACAGAAAGGGCCGCCCATTTCGGGTGGCCCTTTTTCGTGTCAAATCAGAGAGTGAAGCCGCCTTCGGCGGGGTGTCGGGTGGGTTTGCCTCCGGCGGCTCAAGAACCCTTCGTGAAGGGTTCTTGAGAATCTCCTAAGCTTTTTGGCGCGCCTTCGGCGGAAGTTTTTGTTTAAAGTCGGTGCGAATTTTTTATTAAATACTTTGCGCCGATAGGCGCAGACGGGATTCTCAAGGCCTTCGGCCTTGAGCGAGTCCAGAGCAGCGCTTTGGTCTCTCCGAAGGAGGCCACGCGGCAGCAGCCCGCGCAGCGGTCCCCCCGAAGGGGCCGCCGGAGGCATGCGCCGGTAGAACGTCCTCAGCTACTCTTCGACGTCGTCGAGCAGATCACTGCCGGACGCGGCGGTGCGGGCGAGGATGTCGCAGCGCTCGTTGAACTGGTGTCCGCTGTGTCCCTTGACCCAGTGGAAATTGACGGTGTGCTTTTCGATGAGCGGGACGAGCTGCCGCCAGAGGTCCTGATTCTTGACCGGCTTTTTGGCGGCGGTTTTCCAGCCGTTCTTGAGCCAGTTCTTGAGCCAGTTTTTCGTGATGGCCTGCTGCACGTATTTGGAATCGGTCCAGAGTGTGACTTCGCAGGGGCGGGTCAATGCTTCGAGCGCCACGATCACCGCGAGCAGTTCCATGCGGTTGTTGGTGGTATTCTTGTATCCCTGTGAAAATTCCTTGTAGTTCTTGGCATCCTTGCCTTTGTATTCGCCGTAGACGAGAACGGCTCCGTAGCCGCCCGGTCCGGGGTTTCCGAGGCATGATCCGTCGGTGTAGATAGTGACGAGTTCGCTCACTGTGAGGGGTCTCCCTGTTGGATTTCGGTCAGTTTTTCAAAAATGGCCGCAAGCACGATCTGTATCTCCTGCGGCCAGTCGCCGATCTGGAAAGAGGGCAGCAGGTATTCGAACTTGAGAGCGCGGATAAAGTCGTCGCCGAGAGCCTGACGCATCATGCCGGGAAAGCGGAGTTCCACTTCGCCGATGGATGGAGCCAGCCCGATGTACATGGTCTTGGAATCAAGTTCCGGCACCACGAAATCGCCGCCGTAGATGTGTATCTTGCAGGACAGGCCGAATTCGCTTTTGAGGGCGCGGGTAAAGGATATGATGAATTTTTTCTGTTCGTTGTCGAGAGTGTGGGTCTCGTCGTAAACCGAGCCTTCACGGTTGAGTTTCTCGATCACGCGCTCATTGTTTGCCATGAACGCCCACGCCACGGCCGCGAAGACGAGCACAAGCGCAATGGAGCGGATGATTTTTTCCTTCGGCGTATCACCGTGCACTCTGGGGACATTGATTCTCATGGATGCATCCTTTTCCCTTGCCGTATCAAACCACGATACAACGACTTTCCCTTCACTAACGCGAGGCGTGGAGACATGCAAGGTGAGTGTGTGGGATGTTTTTTTTGAAATAAAGAAAAAGCAAAAGACAAAAGGCAATAAAGGCAGAGAGCCGTCGCTGCCGCTCCTCCAAGTTTTAAGAGCCCTCCCGGCGGGGTTCTTTCTTTTTCCAAAGCAGAAAAGAAAGAACGAAAGAAACTGCTTTTTTTCTTAGCTTCACCGCCTAGTATCTTCGTAGCCAAGAATCTGATCAAACCGGGCCGCTCCCGAATCCAGTCGCCGGGGACGGCTCCGGATTCGAAGAGCCGCGGCTTCCGTTTTGTCAGCTTCTAGGCTCCGAAGCTAAGGGCTATTGCCGGTCTTCGTGTGGAACAAACATGAAAGGCAAGCAGGGAAGCATAAGGGCGTGCTTTCGTTGCCGCACTTGCCTTTCGCTCCCTTAACAACCGAAGTACCCCGACTAGCCAATTAAACCTCACAAGTCTTAGAAGCTGACTGATCGGGGAAGGCGGCTTTAGTAGCGGGATATGTATGAATCGACATAATCCCGTACCCGCCGGAATGGCAGGGCCTACGCTTTTCATGGAGTGGAGCCGCCCCGATCAGATCAGCTTCTCGGCGGTGAGGACTTGGCGGGTAAATCAAGGTAAAGCCGGGTTTCTTTGGTTCTTTCTTGAGCCGGCTCAGTCAAGAAAGAACCGCCGTCCGCGTAGGACACGGAAGGAGCGTGAGCGACTGGATTTCTGCCTTTCGTCTTTTGCCGTTCTAATCAAGGCACCCAAGGAAAACTCTACAATTCCCGCTTACACGCCAGCGGCATGCGCCAGCCGGTGCCAAAAGAACGTGGGGTGAGCTTGATGCCGGGGGCGGCCTGACGCCGCTTGAATTCGGCGAACCGGACAAGGCCGAGGATTTTCTCCACGGTTTCCGGTTCAAATCCTGCGTCGATGATCTGCCGTGCGGACTGGTGCTGCTCGATATGCAGGGCGAGAATGGCGTCGAGGATATCGTAGGGCGGCAGGGAATCCTGATCCTTCTGGTCCGGCCTGAGTTCGGCGGACGGCGGCTTGGTTATGATCGCCTCGGGAATGTGCGGCCCGACGTGCTCGTTGTACCAGCGGGCGAGCGCGAAGACCGCGGTCTTGTCCACGTCCGAGATGACGCCGAATCCGCCGGCCATGTCGCCGTATATGGTGCAGTACCCTACCGCGAGTTCGCTCTTGTTGCCCGTGGTGAGCAGCAGGGAGCGGTGCTTGTTGGACAGGGCCATGAGCAGATTCCCGCGAATGCGCGACTGGATGTTTTCCTCGGTGGTGTCGGGCGCGAGACCTTCAAAGGGCGCGGCAAGAGTGGCCGTGAACCGCTCCATGATCGGCTCGATGGGCAGGGTGAGCGTTTCGATGCCGAGATTTTTTGCAAGGGCCAATGAATCATCAATGCTGCCCTGACTGGAGTAGGGCGAAGGCATGAGCACGCAGAGCACGTTTTCAGGCCCGAAGGCCTCGGCGGCGACCACGGCGGTCACTGCGGAATCGATGCCCCCGGACAAACCGACGAGCGCCTTGGTGAAACCGCTCTTGTGTCCATAGTCGCGGGTGCCCATCACAAGGGCGCGCCATGTCTCGGACTCGCGGGAAAAATCGTCTTCCGTGACGGACGGCTCCGTGGCCTCGGTGTCTACGACGAGAACATTTTCGATGAAACCGGGAGCGCGTGCGATAAGGGTTCCGTCCTTGGAAAAAGCGCAGGAGCGACCATCAAAGACGAGATCGTCGTTTCCGCCCACCTGATTGGCATACACCAGCGGCATGCCGTACTTGCTTGCCACGGTGCCGAGCATGTCCTCGCGCAGCTCCTGCTTGCCGAGGAAAAGTGGTGAGGCGGACAGGTTCACGATGATGTCCGGGGAATAGGCGGACGCCTCTTCGAGCGGATCACGCGAATAGGTGCGGGAATCCCAGTAGTCCTTGTCGTTCCACGCATCCTCGCAGATGGTCACGGCAATGGTCGAGCCGTTCAGTTCAAGAATGTTGCCCTTGAGGTTGCCTGTGGGCGCGGGTTCGAAATAGCGGGCTTCGTCGAATACGTCATAGGTGGGCAGCAGTGTTTTCCTGAAGGTGCGGCGGATTTCCCCTTCCTGACAGAAGAGGGCGCAGTTGAACACCGGCTTGCCCTGTCCGGTGGTGTTTTTTCCCACGCAGCCGAGCAGCAGGGGAGGAGCGTCCGCAAGATCGCGGGCCAGCGCTTCCGCTTCGTCGCGGGCCGTGTCCACAAACCCGCCGTACAGCAGCAGGTCGCGGGGCGGATAGCCGGTCAGCGCGAGTTCCGACGTGACGCAGAGTTCCGCGCCGAGTTCTGCGGCCCGGATGACGGCATCCCGAATTTTCGTACGGTTGCCGGAAAGGTCCCCTACCACGGGATTGATCTGGATAAGCCCTATTTTCATGGGTTCCTGATACGCCAAAGCGGAATGCGGGGCAACCCGCGGCTGTCAGCTCCGGGCGTCAGGGAAGACGTGTTGCGTGATGGCGGGCCATGGTCCGGCAAAGCTCCAGCCCGTGCATTCGCCGGGTGTATTCGTGATGAGAATGCGCTCAATGGCCGGATCGAGAACCGGATGCGTGAGCACTTCCGGCAGATCGTCAATGAAAATGTCGCATCCCAGCGCGTTGATGCGCCGCGCCTTGGCCTCACGTTCGGACTCGAAAAAGACTTCGCCCGGAGAAAAACCGAATCCGCCGGAACAGACCGGCAGGAAGAACCCCTGGCTTTCCATCCATCCGAGCGCGGCCTGACGCAGGTCCGTGCCTCCCGGATCGATTGCCGCATACCGGCTCTTGTGGCTGACGATCACCAGCTCCACGCCTTTGTCGCGGCAGAGCCGGAGGAAATCCGCGGCCCCCTCCATGAATCGGCCACGCCCGATTTCCGGGCCGTAGACTGCGGCTTGCAGCTTCTGCCACTCGATGTCGCTGAAATGCTCCCAGACATGGGCGCGCACAGCTCCTTTGTCCTCGGCTATGGTTGCCGGGACAAAGTCCCACTCCACAGCCAGTTCCCGAAAGATATGGCCGTACTCGATAAGTGTGTTGTCAAAATCCAGACCGATACGCATGCCTTGTCCTGCCTCAGATTGAAGGCTGGCGTCAATGGGAAAGCGCCGTGACCGATACCGAGTGCGGCCCGCCTGTCCTTCCGAGGCGTCTCTGGACCTGAGGCCATGGAATTGTTACCTTTGCGGTTGGCGTAATGGGGCGCCGTGTTGCAAATGCAGGAGCAGTGAATGAAGAAAGCCGCTTATGTGGACGTCGATTTTTTCGGCATGCCGAACGGAACCAAGGCGACACCGCTGGGCGGCGGGCGCAACAGTCAGGTGTTCCTGCTTGAACCGCCGGGGCGTGAACCGCTCGTGTTCAAGCGGTATTTCGTGGACCCGCGGGACAAGCGGGACCGGCAGGGGACCGAGGCTCGCGCACTTCGTTTTCTGGAACAGGCGGGAGTGAAGGAATCGCCCCTGCTACTCACGCTCGACACGGACCGGCAGGCGTCCATGCTTTCCCTCGTGGAAGGGGAAAAAGTCACCGAACCGGATGCGGCTGCAATGGATATGGCGGGCGCGTTCATGGTTCGTCTCATCGAGCTTTCCGCTACGGCGGCAGCGGATGAGGCCGGGTTCAATCCCGCATCCGAAGCATTCTTTTCGGCATCCGAAGTGGTGGACAATATCGAGATGCGGCTGGCACGGCTCGACGGTGTGAGCGACGACTGCCCTTTGTGCCGGGAATTAATGGCCTTTCTGAACAACGACCTGCGGCCTGCCTTTGCGGGATATGTGGAATCCTGTGAGGAACAGTTGAAAGCGGCGGGCATGGGTATGGACCGGGAAATCCCGGAAGAATGGCGTATCCTCAGCCCGTCGGATTTCGGTCTGCATAACGCCCTTCGCCGACCCGACGGCGGATTGTCGTTTTTCGATTACGAATATTTCGGATGGGACGACCCGTCCAAGATGCTGGCGGACTTCTGTCTGCATCCAGCCATGACTTTGGCGGAACCGATGCAGGCGCGGTTTGTATCGACGGTGCTGCCCGCGCTGGAGAAGAACGGCTACCGCCATGAACGGGCCGTTGCCATGTTCCCGCTGTTCGGCATCAAGTGGTGCTGTATCCTGCTCAATGAATTCGTTCCCCGTGAGGCGGCGAGGCGGAGTTTTGCCAAGGCCGAGGAAACCGAAGGACAGCGGCGGGTGCTTGAACGACAGTTGAACAAGGCGCGGACCATGCTGAACGGGCTGAAGGAGCGGGCCGGAACGTTTGCCCGCCTCATGTCATGACACACAATCCTTTCAACGAGTACATAC from uncultured Pseudodesulfovibrio sp. includes the following:
- a CDS encoding NAD+ synthase → MKIGLIQINPVVGDLSGNRTKIRDAVIRAAELGAELCVTSELALTGYPPRDLLLYGGFVDTARDEAEALARDLADAPPLLLGCVGKNTTGQGKPVFNCALFCQEGEIRRTFRKTLLPTYDVFDEARYFEPAPTGNLKGNILELNGSTIAVTICEDAWNDKDYWDSRTYSRDPLEEASAYSPDIIVNLSASPLFLGKQELREDMLGTVASKYGMPLVYANQVGGNDDLVFDGRSCAFSKDGTLIARAPGFIENVLVVDTEATEPSVTEDDFSRESETWRALVMGTRDYGHKSGFTKALVGLSGGIDSAVTAVVAAEAFGPENVLCVLMPSPYSSQGSIDDSLALAKNLGIETLTLPIEPIMERFTATLAAPFEGLAPDTTEENIQSRIRGNLLMALSNKHRSLLLTTGNKSELAVGYCTIYGDMAGGFGVISDVDKTAVFALARWYNEHVGPHIPEAIITKPPSAELRPDQKDQDSLPPYDILDAILALHIEQHQSARQIIDAGFEPETVEKILGLVRFAEFKRRQAAPGIKLTPRSFGTGWRMPLACKREL
- a CDS encoding phosphotransferase: MKKAAYVDVDFFGMPNGTKATPLGGGRNSQVFLLEPPGREPLVFKRYFVDPRDKRDRQGTEARALRFLEQAGVKESPLLLTLDTDRQASMLSLVEGEKVTEPDAAAMDMAGAFMVRLIELSATAAADEAGFNPASEAFFSASEVVDNIEMRLARLDGVSDDCPLCRELMAFLNNDLRPAFAGYVESCEEQLKAAGMGMDREIPEEWRILSPSDFGLHNALRRPDGGLSFFDYEYFGWDDPSKMLADFCLHPAMTLAEPMQARFVSTVLPALEKNGYRHERAVAMFPLFGIKWCCILLNEFVPREAARRSFAKAEETEGQRRVLERQLNKARTMLNGLKERAGTFARLMS